TAGGCTATGCAGAACGTCTGCGTCCCTATGTCTGCGACACGATTGCTCTCCTGAATGACGAAATCAAAGAAGGCCGCAAAATTCTCTTTGAAGGTGCACAGGCTACGATGCTCGATATCGACTATGGCACGTATCCGTACGTTACGGCCTCCCATCCGATTTCCGGTGGTGTGGGCGTAGGCGCTGGTGTTGCTCCTAACAAGATTGACAAAGTGGTTGGTATCGTCAAGGCTTACTGCACCCGCGTTGGCGAAGGCCCCTTCCCGACGGAACAGCTCAATGCCATTGGTGAAAAAATCCGTGAAGAAGGCCATGAATATGGTGTAGTTACGGGCCGTCCCCGTCGTACGGGCTGGCTCGATGCCTGCGTGGTTCGCTACGCTGGCCTGATTTCCGGCATTGACTACATGGCTGTTACGCGTCTGGACATCCTCGACAACTTCGAAGAAATCAAGATGTGTGTAGCCTACAAGTACAAGGGCGAAATCCTCAATGAAATCCCCGCAAGCCTTAAAGTGCTGGCTGAAGTAGAGCCGGTTTATGAGACTTTCGAGGGCTGGAACACGGATATCAGCAAAGTCCGCAAGTACGAAGACCTGCCGGAAAACGCCAAGAAGTATCTGGAACGCATGGCAGAAGTAACTGGCATCAAGCTCGGCATTGTATCCGTTGGCCCGAACCGCGATGAAACCATCGTACTGGCTAAGGATATTTTCTAAATCGATATAGATAAACAAATCTCCTCCGTAAAAGGGGGAGATTTTCTTTTTATGGCGAACAATTACATTAGGAGCTATAAAGGCGTACTGTTTATGTATACATTACTTAAATTTACAAAAACGGTAGATTTTTATACAACTTTCTGCTATGATGTAAAAGTATATAAGAAAAGAGTATATTTTCTATATAAATTAAGTCATATCTAACTGTGTAATTGGAGGCGGAGTTTATGAAATCAGAGATTAGCGTCAAGCTGGCGCGGTGCAAAGGGTGCGGAATTTGCGCGGCCTTTTGCCCTAAGTCGGTGGTGGCTATAGATGAGCTGGGCAAGGTTCAGGTGGTAAATCCAGATGCTTGTATCGGCTGTGGGCAGTGTGAACTGCGTTGTCCGGATTATGCAATTTTTGTGGATAAAGATGCAAAGGGGGGCGTAGCATGAGCAAGGCAAGATTGATGCAGGGCAACGAAGCCTGTGCCGAAGCAGCAATCGCTGCGGGTGTGAATTTCTTTGCCGGTTATCCGATTACTCCCTCCACGGAAATCGCAGAAACCATGGCAAAACTTCTGCCTCAGCATGGCGGCAAGTTTATCCAGATGGAAGATGAAATCGCTTCGATGGGCGCAATTTTAGGCGCTTCGCTGGCTGGCTGCAAGGTTATGGATGCTACTTCCGGGCCGGGCTTTTCCTTGAAACAGGAGCTCATTGGCTATGCCGCCTGTGCAGAGATTCCCTGCGTTTTGGTGGATGTGCAGCGTGTCGGCCCGTCTACCGGCCAGCCGACAGCTCCTTCGCAGGGTGATGTGATGCAGGTGCGCTGGGGGACACATGGCGACCATCCGGTGATTGCACTGTCTCCCTGGAGTGTGCGCGAAACCTATGATGCTACGGTTATGGCTGTGAATTATGCCGAACGTTTCCGTACGCCGGTAATGCTTTTGATGGATGAGATGGTCGGACACTTGCGGGAGAAGGTGGAACTTCCCGAAAAAGTGGACATCTATCCCCGCCGTAAGCCGACGAAAACGCGGGCGGAAGGTTATCAGCCCTTTGCGCCGGAGGAAGATTTGGTGCCCAATGTGGCGGATTTTGGCGAAGGCTATCATATCCATGTGACGGGGCTTATCCATGATGAAACAGGTTTCCCTGTGGGCAGCCCGAAGGTGACGGAGGACTCCATCCGCCGTCTGCATGAGAAAATCGAGCGTGCCGGTGAGGAAATCATTCATACGGAAAGTTATTTTATTGAGGATGCGGAATATGCTGTGGTATCCTTCGGCGGTACGGCCCGCACGGCTTATGAGGCGGTGCGTGAAGCCCGTGCAGCTGGCAGGAAAGTTGGTCTTGTGCGATTGATGACGATTTGGCCGTTTGCGGACAAGGTGATTGCAGAATTGGCCGCCAAGGTCAAGGGGATTGTCGTAGCCGAGCTGAACTATGGGCAGATTGTCCATGAGGTCCGGCGGG
The Selenomonas ruminantium AC2024 DNA segment above includes these coding regions:
- a CDS encoding adenylosuccinate synthase; protein product: MSTVVVTGTQWGDEGKGKIVDYLAQQADTVVRFQGGSNAGHTVMVDGEAYKLRLMPSGILFKGSHCIVGNGVAFDPMVMLEEMDGLAERGVDLSGIRISNRAHVVLPYHRLMDGIGDEARGDNKIGTTKRGIGPCYMDRDNRIGIRVCDLMDEEEFAKRLKENLEIKNKELKLLYDHEPLSYDEILKEYLGYAERLRPYVCDTIALLNDEIKEGRKILFEGAQATMLDIDYGTYPYVTASHPISGGVGVGAGVAPNKIDKVVGIVKAYCTRVGEGPFPTEQLNAIGEKIREEGHEYGVVTGRPRRTGWLDACVVRYAGLISGIDYMAVTRLDILDNFEEIKMCVAYKYKGEILNEIPASLKVLAEVEPVYETFEGWNTDISKVRKYEDLPENAKKYLERMAEVTGIKLGIVSVGPNRDETIVLAKDIF
- a CDS encoding 4Fe-4S binding protein; this encodes MKSEISVKLARCKGCGICAAFCPKSVVAIDELGKVQVVNPDACIGCGQCELRCPDYAIFVDKDAKGGVA
- a CDS encoding 2-oxoacid:acceptor oxidoreductase subunit alpha, translating into MSKARLMQGNEACAEAAIAAGVNFFAGYPITPSTEIAETMAKLLPQHGGKFIQMEDEIASMGAILGASLAGCKVMDATSGPGFSLKQELIGYAACAEIPCVLVDVQRVGPSTGQPTAPSQGDVMQVRWGTHGDHPVIALSPWSVRETYDATVMAVNYAERFRTPVMLLMDEMVGHLREKVELPEKVDIYPRRKPTKTRAEGYQPFAPEEDLVPNVADFGEGYHIHVTGLIHDETGFPVGSPKVTEDSIRRLHEKIERAGEEIIHTESYFIEDAEYAVVSFGGTARTAYEAVREARAAGRKVGLVRLMTIWPFADKVIAELAAKVKGIVVAELNYGQIVHEVRRAANGACPVSLCGKYNMRAFEPGEILASIHELVKEVEG